The following proteins are encoded in a genomic region of Spirosoma sp. SC4-14:
- a CDS encoding FtsX-like permease family protein, whose protein sequence is MLQNYFKIALRNLRQRRFYALVTLLGLTVGITFLLLIGNYIQGELAVNKNLRNVDQQYLVKSRWKEETMGLEITTLGLLGPTLKQMYPNLVANYYRFYGVTAIVSNDQKHFRESIQIGDSTLLPMFGFRMAYGDPKTAMLAPNSMVLTEVMAQKLFGRTDVLRQTLTVQTPLGGKQLFTITGVLHEPPRNSLLDLLDKRDQLFISMRDVGYFASKAGIDSWQNQYIPTYLELQPGVTADQLTKPLADVLATYAPPNYKTNLRVDLSPMATHYLTANNGLVEKMILTLSLIGIFILLMAVVNFINITIGMSATRLREIGVRKALGGLKGQLMGQFLTESLLLTAGATILALGCHEIFRPMFANILERTIPSLISWSPLAYVALAGLVLFIAVLAGSYPAFVLSNLPSVESLKGKLTASVKKGTGLRRALIVFQFTVAIFVFVGAMVVGQQVTYFFSKDLGYDKGQILTVASVPRDWSPAGVQRMEGIRNQLARVPGVSDVSFSFEIPDGGSSGSINLFAQGQDSTQAITANSITADERYADTYGLTLKAGQFFNATGGGYDSLAVVVSESATKALGWANPEMALGKQVLFRGGTFRIRGVLADFNFGSLHELIKPIVFVQVRKDPIYRYFSFKLSPGSAEQLPETVAAIGKEWARLFPDAPFEYAFMDDTLQKLYQTEMQLQKASRLATTLALVIVLLGVLGLVSLNVTRRTKEIGIRKVLGATMISIINLFLKEFVPIFLVANAIAWPLAYYLLSDWLTHFAYRTNLSWTPFMLVAVTLAILTGLIVSIQTSRAALANPVKSLRSE, encoded by the coding sequence ATGCTCCAGAATTACTTTAAAATTGCCCTCCGCAATCTACGCCAGCGCCGGTTCTACGCGCTGGTTACGCTCCTTGGCCTCACCGTTGGAATTACGTTTTTGCTCCTGATTGGCAACTACATTCAGGGCGAACTGGCCGTCAATAAAAACCTGCGCAATGTAGATCAGCAGTATCTGGTGAAGAGCCGATGGAAAGAAGAAACCATGGGCCTGGAGATCACTACGTTAGGGCTCCTTGGGCCAACACTTAAGCAGATGTATCCAAATCTGGTTGCCAATTACTACCGGTTTTATGGCGTTACGGCCATTGTTTCCAACGACCAGAAGCACTTTCGGGAAAGTATTCAAATTGGCGACTCGACCCTGCTGCCCATGTTTGGCTTTCGGATGGCGTATGGTGACCCCAAAACAGCCATGCTGGCTCCCAATTCGATGGTACTAACGGAAGTAATGGCTCAGAAACTGTTTGGCCGAACCGATGTGCTCCGGCAAACGCTTACGGTTCAGACTCCGCTTGGTGGCAAACAGCTTTTTACGATAACTGGCGTGTTGCACGAACCGCCCCGCAACAGTCTTCTGGACTTACTGGACAAACGCGACCAGCTTTTTATTTCGATGCGCGATGTGGGTTATTTTGCGTCTAAAGCGGGTATCGACTCCTGGCAGAATCAATACATACCGACCTATCTGGAACTGCAACCGGGCGTTACTGCCGATCAACTCACCAAACCCCTCGCCGATGTGCTGGCAACCTATGCGCCACCAAACTATAAAACTAATCTTCGTGTCGATCTGAGTCCGATGGCGACACACTATCTGACAGCAAACAACGGGCTGGTCGAAAAAATGATCCTGACACTCAGCCTGATCGGTATTTTTATTTTGCTGATGGCGGTAGTCAATTTTATCAATATCACCATTGGCATGTCGGCCACCCGGCTCCGCGAAATTGGTGTACGGAAGGCGCTGGGCGGGCTGAAAGGCCAGTTGATGGGGCAGTTTCTGACCGAATCGCTTTTGCTTACTGCTGGCGCAACGATACTGGCTTTGGGCTGTCACGAGATTTTCCGGCCAATGTTTGCCAATATTCTGGAACGAACCATCCCGTCGCTGATTAGCTGGTCGCCATTGGCGTATGTGGCCCTTGCTGGTCTAGTCTTGTTCATTGCCGTACTGGCGGGAAGTTATCCGGCATTTGTTTTATCGAACCTGCCCTCGGTTGAGTCGCTGAAAGGTAAGCTGACGGCATCGGTCAAAAAAGGAACTGGCCTGCGCCGAGCCCTGATCGTATTTCAGTTTACGGTTGCCATTTTCGTATTTGTCGGTGCTATGGTGGTTGGCCAGCAGGTGACGTATTTTTTCAGCAAAGACCTTGGCTATGATAAAGGTCAGATCTTAACGGTAGCCTCGGTTCCGCGCGACTGGTCGCCAGCGGGTGTGCAACGTATGGAAGGCATACGAAATCAGTTGGCGCGGGTGCCGGGTGTTAGCGATGTGAGTTTTTCGTTTGAAATTCCTGATGGTGGCAGTAGTGGAAGTATTAATTTATTTGCTCAGGGGCAGGACAGTACACAGGCCATTACGGCAAACTCAATAACCGCCGATGAGCGGTATGCCGATACCTACGGATTAACATTAAAAGCGGGCCAGTTTTTCAACGCCACCGGAGGAGGCTATGACTCGCTTGCTGTGGTAGTCAGCGAATCAGCAACAAAAGCCTTAGGGTGGGCCAATCCAGAGATGGCTCTGGGAAAACAGGTACTATTTCGGGGAGGAACGTTCAGAATCAGGGGTGTATTGGCCGATTTTAATTTTGGATCACTTCATGAACTTATCAAGCCAATTGTATTTGTACAGGTTCGCAAAGACCCAATTTACCGTTACTTCTCGTTCAAACTGTCGCCGGGCAGTGCCGAACAGTTACCCGAAACCGTAGCTGCTATTGGTAAAGAATGGGCGCGGCTCTTTCCCGATGCGCCGTTTGAGTATGCGTTTATGGACGATACGCTTCAAAAGCTTTACCAGACCGAGATGCAATTGCAGAAAGCCTCCCGGTTAGCCACCACACTGGCTCTGGTTATTGTATTGCTGGGTGTGCTGGGACTGGTTTCGCTCAATGTAACCCGCCGGACCAAAGAGATTGGTATTCGGAAAGTGCTGGGTGCCACTATGATTAGTATTATCAATCTGTTCTTAAAAGAATTCGTGCCGATTTTTTTGGTCGCTAATGCCATCGCCTGGCCACTGGCCTATTACCTGCTAAGCGATTGGTTAACGCACTTTGCTTACCGGACCAATTTGTCGTGGACACCGTTTATGCTGGTTGCCGTTACCCTAGCTATACTGACGGGACTTATTGTGAGTATCCAGACCAGCCGGGCCGCGTTGGCCAATCCCGTAAAATCGCTCCGATCCGAGTAA
- a CDS encoding ABC transporter permease, with protein sequence MFINYLKIAFRNLRLQRTYTLLNVVGLTIGMAGGLLIFLFVRYHLNTDRHHTNFDRIYRIVLDLHLDDGSVEHYPEAPLPMAKTLRTEYPQVEQAAFLASNRSLTVSIHRPGQAAPAHFLEHDGTALVEGEFFQIFDYQWLSGDSKTALREPNCVVLTKSWSRRYFGTSNSIGRTLELDHKLTATVTGIVADPAQPTDTHIGLFISMPTIRQLDPDFNVNEWGQLNSPYRLYCTLKDNASATAKQVEATFPDLSKKHFGDVAHVFQFHIQPLADAHFDVDRVGGVIRPSLLWSLELIGLFLILTACINFVNLATAQAFRRSKEVGVRKTLGSSRGQLARQFLLETSLIVVMATALAMLVALLCLPVFNQWVHIQLSFRPDALLLLFIGVLMGVVVLLAGGYPAFVLSGFSPDASLRGKLVASLAGGYSLRKGLVIVQFVVCQALLVGALVVMKQMSFIRQTDLGYRKDNVVIVNLPTAEERSWEAFKNDLRQYSNIKSVTLQYRPPSANVMNGGSFKFGAKKDWISFPVRERLADANYLETYNLQLVAGRNITESDSIREYVINETLLHKLGFRDPKAILGKRMQYYLSSVPLPIVGVVKDFHQKSLHDLIAPCFIASYPAMYKQVGIRMAGGSSEQTLAHIRSVWQRLYPNDVFEYEFLEDQLERFYETETIISTLVNTFALMAMAICGLGLYGLVAFTVGQRTKEIGIRKVLGASVASIVALLSGDFLKLVLVAIGLASPVAWWAMSKWLQDFAYRIEIHWWMFALAGLLAIFIAFLTISFQSIQAATANPVKSLRSE encoded by the coding sequence ATGTTCATAAACTATCTTAAAATCGCTTTCCGCAACCTGCGTTTACAGCGCACGTATACCCTTCTGAACGTGGTTGGACTGACTATCGGCATGGCGGGTGGGCTGCTCATTTTTCTGTTTGTCCGGTATCACCTCAACACCGACCGGCATCATACCAATTTCGACCGTATCTACCGCATCGTCCTGGATCTCCACCTCGACGATGGATCAGTTGAGCACTATCCTGAGGCTCCATTACCAATGGCCAAAACGCTGCGAACCGAGTATCCACAGGTTGAACAGGCCGCTTTTCTGGCCTCAAACCGATCATTAACGGTTAGTATACATCGGCCTGGCCAGGCTGCTCCAGCCCATTTTCTTGAACACGACGGCACCGCACTGGTAGAAGGTGAATTTTTCCAGATTTTCGATTATCAGTGGCTGAGCGGTGATTCGAAAACAGCCTTACGCGAACCTAACTGTGTAGTCCTGACCAAATCGTGGTCCAGACGCTATTTTGGTACCAGCAATTCCATTGGCCGTACCCTTGAACTGGATCATAAGCTTACGGCAACTGTAACGGGTATCGTCGCCGACCCTGCCCAGCCTACCGATACGCATATTGGCCTGTTCATTTCCATGCCTACCATTCGGCAACTCGATCCCGATTTTAATGTGAACGAGTGGGGACAACTGAACAGCCCTTACCGGCTCTATTGTACGCTGAAAGATAATGCATCGGCCACAGCAAAGCAGGTCGAAGCTACCTTTCCTGACTTATCGAAAAAGCATTTTGGCGACGTAGCCCACGTTTTTCAGTTTCATATCCAGCCGCTGGCCGATGCCCATTTCGATGTTGACCGGGTGGGGGGTGTTATCCGACCGTCGCTGCTCTGGTCGCTGGAGTTGATAGGCTTGTTTCTGATACTGACGGCCTGCATCAATTTTGTCAATCTGGCCACGGCACAGGCGTTTCGACGGAGCAAAGAAGTGGGTGTTCGGAAAACCCTGGGGAGTTCGCGTGGTCAACTGGCCAGGCAATTTCTGCTCGAAACCAGCCTGATTGTCGTGATGGCTACAGCACTGGCTATGTTGGTGGCATTGTTGTGTTTACCGGTGTTTAACCAGTGGGTTCATATTCAGCTTTCGTTCAGGCCCGATGCGTTGCTGCTGCTGTTTATTGGCGTGTTGATGGGAGTAGTGGTGTTACTGGCGGGAGGCTATCCCGCTTTTGTGTTGTCGGGGTTTAGTCCCGACGCCAGTTTGCGGGGTAAACTTGTTGCTTCGCTGGCGGGTGGCTATTCGCTACGCAAGGGATTGGTTATTGTTCAGTTTGTGGTTTGTCAGGCGTTGCTGGTCGGCGCGTTGGTTGTAATGAAACAGATGAGCTTTATTCGGCAAACAGACCTGGGTTACCGGAAAGATAACGTTGTTATTGTGAATCTGCCAACCGCCGAAGAAAGATCGTGGGAAGCGTTTAAAAATGACCTGCGTCAGTATTCCAACATCAAATCGGTAACGTTACAATATCGACCGCCTTCAGCTAATGTTATGAACGGTGGTTCCTTCAAATTTGGCGCTAAAAAGGATTGGATATCGTTTCCGGTTCGCGAGCGACTGGCCGACGCCAATTATCTGGAAACATACAATTTGCAACTCGTAGCGGGGCGTAACATTACTGAAAGCGATTCGATCCGGGAGTATGTCATTAACGAAACCCTGCTTCATAAACTCGGTTTTCGCGATCCGAAGGCGATCCTGGGTAAACGGATGCAATATTATCTGTCGTCGGTGCCACTGCCTATTGTGGGCGTGGTTAAGGATTTTCATCAAAAATCGCTGCATGACCTGATCGCTCCCTGTTTTATTGCCTCATATCCGGCCATGTATAAGCAGGTGGGTATTCGAATGGCAGGCGGTTCGTCGGAACAGACACTGGCACACATTCGAAGTGTTTGGCAACGCCTTTACCCGAATGATGTGTTTGAGTATGAATTTCTGGAAGACCAGCTCGAACGGTTTTATGAAACCGAAACAATAATTTCGACGCTCGTCAATACGTTTGCATTGATGGCAATGGCAATTTGTGGACTTGGTCTTTACGGACTGGTGGCGTTTACGGTTGGGCAGCGTACCAAAGAAATTGGCATTCGGAAAGTGCTGGGCGCATCGGTTGCCAGTATTGTTGCACTACTTTCCGGCGATTTTCTGAAACTAGTATTGGTTGCCATTGGACTGGCGTCGCCCGTTGCGTGGTGGGCCATGAGCAAATGGCTTCAGGATTTCGCCTATCGAATCGAAATCCATTGGTGGATGTTTGCTCTGGCAGGACTACTGGCAATTTTCATTGCCTTTCTCACAATCAGTTTCCAGAGCATACAGGCGGCAACAGCCAATCCGGTAAAGAGTTTGCGGAGTGAATAA
- a CDS encoding ATP-binding protein — protein MHTLFPSISFFSDTNPISAISGMVLFQAQRNSNGQLIDFRLLMLNTPAILIWERPQEELVGRLLSQLVAENDAAYLIKQCSLVVEFGRSVRFDMENCGDSAAPNRYTILAQKQDDGVMLTFYTETAPSQTEQALQQQTELLHSIQNTSQMGISVYTAVRNEGGTIVDFQTIFRNKASADIFRQPIDQIKQATLLQIAPSLAGTDLVACYCRVAETRQPEQFEYHQDSDTTEVWYDISVQPWGDGIIVNSLETTELRKSQRDKLYQSTILQQVVDNTQAGLLLARPVRNDQAEIVDFQYVLTNEYNARITGRSVSQMTNARISDLFPGWQHSDLFRHYVETVESKQPKRIIFFYEEFGMKGWFDGSFTCVDGCIFYTYTDVTAFKEAELIQQQNADLLEQVMNMTPAAIVLNQSIRNEAGEIIDLRMMKLNQMAADILQNPIEKIQYRRISRYIPGSLETPLFEQCKQVIETGKPIRLEVPWAGRWYDFSVARFGDGVVLSAQDITPMRHYQHQLERTNIELKRSNENLQSFAFIASHDLQEPLRKIISFSDILTTQYTSQLDTYATGIINRMNASASRMRLLIQDLLAYSQVETRQSTYTPVSIADIIQELQEHELWERINQRQAEIHLQELPTIMADQLQMRQLFQNLLSNAIKFCPNDTIPVISVSCQLIEQGDLPAGLAITPNPEKTISETTRFAEISVTDNGIGFDEKYLDRIFQVFQRLHGRSEFTGSGIGLAICQKIVERHDGAITASSQPDQGSTFRVYLPAQR, from the coding sequence ATGCATACCCTTTTTCCCTCTATCAGCTTCTTTTCTGACACAAACCCGATTTCTGCAATCAGTGGCATGGTATTATTTCAGGCTCAGCGCAACTCCAACGGTCAACTCATCGACTTTCGATTGCTTATGCTAAACACCCCGGCCATACTCATATGGGAGCGCCCGCAAGAGGAGCTGGTTGGCCGATTGCTTAGTCAGCTTGTTGCTGAAAATGATGCTGCCTACCTGATCAAACAATGTAGTCTCGTTGTCGAGTTTGGGCGGTCCGTTCGCTTTGACATGGAAAATTGCGGGGATTCTGCCGCACCCAATCGCTACACCATACTGGCTCAGAAACAGGACGATGGTGTCATGCTTACGTTCTATACTGAAACAGCACCATCACAAACCGAACAGGCCTTACAACAACAGACCGAACTGTTGCATAGTATTCAGAACACCTCTCAAATGGGCATTTCTGTCTATACAGCCGTTCGTAATGAAGGTGGAACGATCGTTGATTTTCAGACCATTTTTCGCAATAAAGCATCGGCTGACATTTTCCGTCAACCGATCGACCAAATAAAGCAGGCTACGCTGCTCCAAATAGCGCCCTCCTTAGCAGGGACCGATTTAGTAGCCTGTTATTGCCGGGTGGCAGAAACCAGACAACCGGAACAATTTGAATACCATCAAGACTCAGATACGACAGAAGTCTGGTACGACATTTCTGTTCAGCCCTGGGGCGACGGCATTATCGTTAATTCTCTAGAAACAACGGAATTACGTAAGTCACAACGCGACAAACTTTACCAGAGCACGATACTCCAGCAGGTCGTCGACAATACGCAGGCGGGGTTGTTGCTGGCCCGGCCAGTTCGAAATGATCAGGCTGAAATTGTCGACTTTCAATATGTGCTGACAAACGAATACAATGCCCGTATTACAGGCCGGTCGGTTAGCCAGATGACGAATGCACGAATTAGCGACCTGTTTCCGGGCTGGCAGCATTCCGATCTGTTTCGGCATTATGTAGAAACTGTTGAGAGCAAACAACCCAAACGGATCATCTTCTTTTATGAGGAATTTGGCATGAAAGGCTGGTTCGATGGGTCGTTTACCTGCGTAGATGGCTGTATTTTTTATACGTATACCGACGTAACGGCTTTCAAAGAAGCGGAACTGATTCAACAGCAAAACGCCGATTTGCTCGAACAAGTAATGAATATGACTCCTGCGGCCATTGTGCTGAACCAGAGTATTCGAAATGAAGCCGGTGAAATTATCGACTTACGGATGATGAAATTGAACCAGATGGCTGCCGATATTCTTCAAAATCCAATCGAAAAAATTCAGTATCGGCGTATTTCCAGATATATTCCGGGTTCGTTGGAGACCCCCTTGTTCGAACAATGCAAGCAGGTTATTGAAACAGGTAAACCAATTCGTCTGGAAGTTCCCTGGGCCGGACGTTGGTATGATTTTTCGGTAGCTCGCTTTGGCGATGGTGTTGTGTTATCGGCGCAGGATATTACGCCTATGCGCCACTATCAGCATCAGCTCGAACGAACCAACATCGAATTAAAACGCTCGAACGAAAATCTTCAGTCGTTTGCCTTTATTGCCTCGCACGATTTGCAGGAGCCTCTTCGCAAAATAATTTCCTTTTCGGATATTCTGACCACCCAGTATACCAGCCAGCTCGACACCTATGCAACCGGTATTATAAATCGCATGAACGCATCGGCCAGCAGAATGCGCCTGCTGATTCAGGATTTACTGGCCTATTCACAGGTAGAAACGCGGCAGAGTACGTATACCCCCGTCAGTATAGCCGATATTATTCAGGAGTTACAGGAACATGAGCTTTGGGAGCGAATAAACCAGCGCCAGGCCGAAATACATCTTCAGGAGTTGCCAACCATTATGGCCGACCAGTTGCAGATGCGTCAGCTCTTTCAGAATCTGCTGTCCAATGCCATTAAGTTTTGCCCCAACGATACAATACCGGTCATTAGCGTGAGTTGTCAACTAATTGAGCAGGGCGATCTGCCTGCCGGATTGGCCATTACACCCAATCCGGAAAAAACGATTTCAGAAACTACCAGATTCGCCGAAATCTCGGTAACCGACAACGGCATTGGCTTCGATGAGAAATACCTGGACCGAATTTTTCAGGTCTTCCAGCGGCTACACGGTCGCAGTGAATTTACAGGATCGGGCATTGGATTAGCAATCTGCCAAAAAATTGTGGAACGACACGATGGTGCCATCACCGCCAGTAGCCAACCCGACCAGGGCAGCACCTTCCGGGTTTATTTACCCGCCCAGCGGTAG
- a CDS encoding ABC transporter permease, with translation MLTNYIKIAWRTLQKQRGFSFINIFGLAVGLACCLLITLYVLDELSYDRYNEKADRIYRIQSDIKFGGNDMRFAVTPDPIGPTLKKDYPQVEQYVRLHQRGTWLVKRAGETTNLREENVTFADSTLFDVFTLPLISGDPKRALAEPNTIVISESAAKRHFGDQNPMGQMLTLDNRLTFKVSGVMRDMPKNAHFHADLFPAMLNDEYPWGQWLSNNHYTYILLKPGTDPTAFAKNFDAVIEKYVGPQALQLIGSSMAEFRKAGNSIRYWMIPLTDIHLYSKQQIELAPNGDIQYVYIFSAVALFILLIACINFMNLATARSAMRAREVGVRKVMGSERQQLIGQFMTESVLTSALAMILAIAIVALALPGFNTIAAKALTVNQLAAPYLLPVLVLLPFVVGLFAGSYPAFFLSSFQPIKVLKGGMSALKMSTGFGGASLRSGLVVFQFMMSVILIIGTIIVYRQITYIQTKNVGFDRDQVLTVNDAYAIGKQAETFKQEVLRLPGVLNGSISGYLPTPSSRSDNAFFAEGQIDLNKGANMQTWGVDHDYVKTMGMQVVQGRNFSRDFGADSAGIILNEAAVRVFGFKDPIGKRIWNYDDPQLKNRKVYTVIGVLKNFHFESLRRNIGALSLVLAPNSGSVSFRLSGNDIPALVRQIEAKWKQIAPGQPFSYQFMNQSFDEMYRAEQRIGTIALTFAMLAVLIACLGLFGLAAFMAEQRTKEIGVRKVLGASVTSIIGLLSKDFLKLVLIAIVIASPIAWWAMNQWLNDFAYKINIEWWMFALAGLLAVGIALLTVSFQSIKAALMNPVKSLRSE, from the coding sequence ATGCTCACAAACTACATCAAAATTGCCTGGCGGACCTTGCAGAAACAGCGGGGCTTTTCGTTTATCAATATTTTCGGATTGGCTGTTGGGCTGGCCTGTTGCCTGCTCATCACATTATATGTACTGGACGAGCTAAGCTATGACCGATATAACGAAAAAGCCGACCGTATTTATCGGATTCAGTCCGACATAAAATTTGGGGGTAATGATATGCGGTTTGCGGTTACGCCCGACCCAATCGGCCCTACACTCAAAAAAGATTATCCACAGGTTGAACAATACGTACGACTGCATCAGCGGGGAACGTGGCTGGTAAAACGGGCGGGCGAAACAACCAATCTGCGCGAAGAAAATGTCACATTTGCCGACTCTACGCTGTTCGATGTGTTTACGCTACCACTCATTTCGGGCGATCCGAAACGGGCGCTGGCCGAACCTAACACGATTGTCATCAGCGAATCGGCTGCCAAACGGCACTTTGGTGATCAGAACCCAATGGGGCAAATGCTGACTCTGGATAACCGGCTTACATTCAAAGTGTCGGGTGTGATGCGCGACATGCCGAAGAATGCCCATTTTCATGCCGATCTCTTTCCAGCCATGCTCAACGACGAGTATCCGTGGGGGCAGTGGCTGAGCAATAATCATTATACCTATATTCTGCTTAAGCCGGGTACTGACCCAACAGCTTTTGCAAAGAATTTTGATGCCGTTATCGAGAAATATGTAGGTCCGCAGGCGCTGCAACTGATTGGCTCAAGCATGGCTGAATTTCGGAAAGCAGGCAATAGCATTCGTTACTGGATGATTCCGCTGACCGACATTCACCTCTATTCGAAACAGCAGATCGAACTGGCTCCCAATGGCGATATTCAATACGTGTATATTTTCTCGGCAGTGGCGCTGTTTATTTTGCTCATTGCCTGCATCAACTTCATGAATCTGGCTACAGCCCGCTCGGCTATGCGGGCGCGGGAAGTGGGCGTTCGGAAGGTGATGGGCTCCGAACGGCAACAACTGATCGGGCAATTCATGACCGAGTCGGTGCTGACATCGGCGCTGGCAATGATACTGGCTATTGCCATTGTGGCCCTGGCCCTGCCCGGCTTTAATACCATTGCCGCCAAAGCATTAACCGTTAATCAACTGGCAGCACCTTATCTGTTGCCAGTGCTTGTGCTGTTACCGTTTGTTGTGGGCCTGTTTGCCGGTAGTTATCCTGCTTTTTTTCTGTCGTCGTTTCAGCCAATAAAAGTGCTGAAAGGAGGAATGTCGGCCCTGAAAATGAGTACTGGATTTGGGGGGGCGAGTTTGCGTAGCGGATTGGTTGTGTTTCAGTTTATGATGTCAGTTATTCTGATTATCGGCACCATTATCGTTTACCGGCAAATTACCTACATTCAGACCAAAAACGTTGGGTTTGACCGCGATCAGGTTCTGACCGTTAACGATGCCTATGCCATTGGTAAACAGGCCGAGACGTTCAAACAGGAAGTGTTGCGCCTACCCGGTGTGTTGAATGGTAGTATATCAGGCTATTTGCCAACGCCGTCTAGCCGGAGCGATAATGCTTTTTTTGCGGAAGGCCAGATCGATTTGAACAAAGGAGCCAACATGCAAACCTGGGGTGTCGATCACGACTATGTGAAAACGATGGGGATGCAGGTTGTGCAGGGGCGTAATTTTTCGCGCGACTTTGGGGCCGATTCGGCGGGCATTATTCTCAACGAAGCGGCCGTGCGTGTTTTTGGCTTTAAAGACCCAATTGGCAAACGTATTTGGAATTACGATGACCCTCAGCTTAAAAACCGTAAAGTCTATACGGTTATTGGCGTTCTTAAAAACTTTCACTTCGAATCGCTTCGGCGAAATATTGGCGCGTTGTCGCTTGTGTTAGCTCCAAATTCGGGGTCTGTATCGTTCCGACTGAGCGGAAACGATATTCCGGCGCTAGTTCGGCAGATTGAAGCAAAGTGGAAGCAGATTGCACCAGGCCAGCCGTTCAGCTACCAGTTTATGAACCAGAGCTTCGATGAGATGTACCGGGCCGAACAGCGCATTGGCACCATTGCGCTCACATTTGCAATGCTGGCCGTTCTGATCGCTTGCCTGGGTTTGTTTGGTCTGGCCGCTTTTATGGCCGAGCAGCGGACGAAAGAAATTGGCGTTCGCAAAGTGCTGGGTGCCAGCGTGACCAGCATTATTGGCTTGCTCTCGAAAGATTTCCTCAAACTCGTTCTGATCGCTATTGTCATTGCCAGCCCAATTGCCTGGTGGGCTATGAATCAGTGGCTGAATGATTTTGCCTACAAAATCAACATCGAATGGTGGATGTTTGCCCTGGCCGGACTACTAGCCGTCGGTATTGCGTTGCTCACCGTTAGCTTTCAGAGTATCAAAGCCGCTCTGATGAATCCGGTAAAGAGTTTGCGGAGTGAATAA
- a CDS encoding Uma2 family endonuclease — MEAIIEQISDYERERSKPIPTLNHAVIQGNLIFNLKLRFREQYTIASELNITMPEGPDTVPDIAIYPKLQIDFLHDITSMTEMPLTVVEIVSPSQSDANILAKFERYFKAGVQSCWLVMPSLQAIAVYSAIGKYQFFPDSATLTDPVTGIELAVGEVFS, encoded by the coding sequence ATGGAAGCAATTATTGAGCAAATATCTGATTACGAGCGTGAACGGAGTAAGCCTATACCCACCTTAAATCATGCCGTTATTCAGGGAAACCTGATTTTTAATTTGAAACTTCGATTCCGTGAGCAGTACACAATAGCATCGGAGCTTAACATTACTATGCCCGAGGGCCCGGATACGGTTCCCGATATTGCAATCTATCCAAAACTCCAGATTGACTTCCTGCACGATATAACCTCCATGACAGAGATGCCATTGACGGTTGTTGAAATCGTGTCGCCTTCGCAAAGTGATGCCAACATTCTGGCTAAGTTCGAGCGGTATTTTAAGGCGGGTGTTCAGTCGTGCTGGCTGGTGATGCCCAGCCTTCAGGCCATTGCTGTCTATTCCGCTATTGGCAAATACCAATTCTTTCCTGACTCAGCCACACTCACCGATCCAGTTACCGGTATTGAACTGGCGGTTGGGGAGGTGTTTTCTTAA